A stretch of the Neisseria sp. DTU_2020_1000833_1_SI_GRL_NUU_006 genome encodes the following:
- a CDS encoding glycoside hydrolase family 65 protein yields MYTRIMEISPWTLRSAKLEKEHKRLQESLTSLGNGYMGMRGSFEETYSADSHLGTYIAGVWFPDKTRVGWWKNGYPKYFGKAINALNFSKVKIFVDGQEVDLAKNDVAGFSVELDMQHGVLRRSFTVFGVRFDVCKFLSVAQKEQALIRWEAVSVDGKTHQVRIDSIIDADVKNEDSNYEEKFWQVLDKGVSDDRSYIATQTVANPFGVEQFIVNAEQTFAGSFKALGGSQTDWQVSNSFEAEVGGTPETFEKRVIVTTSRDYQGLEAVKAAGRALSEKIAGVAFETLLDAHKAGWLHRWEIADVVIEGSDEAQQGIRFNLFQLFSTYYGEDARLNIGPKGFTGEKYGGATYWDTEAYAVPLYLALAEPEVTRNLLQYRRNQLPQAQHNAREQGLAGALYPMVTFTGIECHNEWEITFEEIHRNGAIPYAIYNYTNYTGDESYLAKEGLEVLVEVSRFWADRVHFSKRNGKYMIHGVTGPNEYENNINNNWYTNTLAAWVLDYTREALAKYPRPDLNVSAAELEKWADISANMYRPHDEELGVFVQHDGFLDKDIRPVSALSPDDLPLNQKWSWDKILRSPFIKQADVLQGIYFFGDRFNIDEKRRNFDFYEPMTVHESSLSPCIHAILAAELGKEEKAVEMYQRTARLDLDNYNNDTEDGLHITSMTGSWLAIVQGFAQMKTWGGKLSFAPFLPSAWTGYAFHINYRGRLIKVAVGKENVVFTLLKGEPLDLQVYGKDITLNGSHTVALEK; encoded by the coding sequence ATGTACACAAGAATCATGGAAATCAGCCCTTGGACGCTGCGTTCGGCAAAACTGGAAAAAGAACACAAACGGCTGCAAGAGAGCCTGACCAGCTTGGGCAACGGCTATATGGGTATGCGCGGCAGCTTTGAGGAAACCTACTCTGCCGACAGCCACTTGGGTACCTACATCGCCGGCGTGTGGTTCCCCGACAAAACCCGCGTCGGCTGGTGGAAAAACGGCTACCCCAAATATTTCGGCAAAGCCATCAACGCGCTCAATTTCAGCAAAGTCAAAATCTTTGTCGACGGCCAGGAAGTGGACTTGGCGAAAAACGACGTTGCCGGCTTCTCCGTCGAACTCGATATGCAGCACGGCGTGTTGCGCCGCTCGTTCACCGTATTCGGCGTGCGTTTCGATGTGTGCAAATTCCTATCCGTCGCGCAAAAAGAACAGGCTCTCATCCGCTGGGAAGCCGTATCCGTTGACGGCAAAACCCACCAAGTCCGCATCGATTCCATCATCGATGCCGACGTGAAAAACGAAGACTCGAACTACGAAGAAAAATTCTGGCAGGTATTGGACAAAGGCGTTTCAGACGACCGCTCCTACATTGCCACCCAAACCGTCGCCAATCCTTTCGGCGTGGAACAATTCATCGTCAACGCCGAGCAAACCTTCGCCGGCAGCTTCAAAGCCCTCGGCGGCAGCCAAACCGACTGGCAGGTCTCCAATTCTTTTGAAGCCGAAGTCGGCGGTACGCCCGAAACCTTTGAAAAACGCGTGATTGTCACCACCAGCCGCGATTATCAGGGCTTGGAAGCAGTGAAAGCCGCAGGCCGCGCCTTGTCGGAAAAAATCGCAGGCGTTGCGTTTGAAACCTTGCTGGACGCGCACAAAGCGGGCTGGCTGCACCGTTGGGAAATCGCCGACGTGGTCATCGAAGGCAGCGACGAAGCGCAGCAGGGCATCCGCTTCAACCTGTTCCAACTGTTCTCCACCTACTACGGCGAAGACGCTCGCCTGAACATCGGCCCGAAAGGCTTTACCGGCGAAAAATACGGCGGCGCGACCTATTGGGACACCGAAGCCTATGCCGTGCCGCTCTATCTTGCACTGGCTGAACCCGAAGTTACCCGCAACCTGCTGCAATACCGCCGCAACCAACTGCCGCAGGCGCAGCACAACGCGCGCGAACAGGGCTTGGCGGGCGCACTCTATCCGATGGTGACGTTTACGGGCATCGAGTGCCACAACGAATGGGAAATCACCTTCGAGGAAATCCACCGCAACGGCGCGATTCCTTACGCCATCTACAACTACACCAACTACACCGGCGACGAAAGCTATCTTGCCAAAGAAGGCTTGGAAGTCTTGGTCGAAGTGTCCCGCTTCTGGGCGGACCGCGTCCACTTCTCCAAACGCAACGGCAAATACATGATTCACGGCGTAACCGGTCCGAACGAATACGAAAACAACATCAACAACAACTGGTATACCAACACCCTCGCCGCATGGGTATTGGACTACACCCGTGAAGCCCTGGCGAAATACCCGCGTCCGGATTTGAACGTGAGCGCCGCCGAGTTGGAAAAATGGGCGGACATCAGCGCGAATATGTACCGTCCGCATGACGAAGAACTCGGCGTGTTCGTACAACACGACGGCTTCCTCGACAAAGACATCCGTCCCGTGTCCGCGCTTTCGCCCGACGATTTGCCGCTCAACCAGAAATGGTCGTGGGACAAAATCCTGCGTTCGCCCTTCATCAAACAGGCGGACGTATTGCAAGGCATCTACTTCTTCGGCGACCGTTTCAATATCGACGAAAAACGCCGCAACTTCGACTTCTACGAACCGATGACCGTGCACGAAAGCTCGCTGTCGCCGTGTATCCACGCCATCCTCGCCGCCGAACTGGGCAAAGAAGAAAAAGCCGTGGAAATGTACCAGCGCACCGCCCGCCTGGACTTGGACAACTACAACAACGACACCGAAGACGGTCTGCACATCACCTCCATGACCGGCTCCTGGCTCGCCATCGTCCAAGGTTTCGCCCAAATGAAAACCTGGGGCGGCAAACTCAGCTTCGCCCCGTTCCTGCCGAGTGCGTGGACAGGCTATGCCTTCCACATCAACTACCGCGGCCGTCTGATTAAAGTCGCCGTCGGCAAAGAAAACGTCGTCTTCACCCTGCTCAAAGGCGAGCCGCTCGATTTGCAGGTGTACGGCAAAGACATCACGCTCAACGGCAGCCACACCGTTGCGTTGGAAAAATAA
- the ppk1 gene encoding polyphosphate kinase 1 — MPEQNRILCRELSLLAFNRRVLAQAQDENVPLLERLRFLCIVSSNLDEFFEVRMAWLKRAQKMNPHERLDNGTTPSETIAAVAAEAHALIQEQYRLFNEVLQPELSKQGIHFYRRRNWTAGQQKWIEQYFDAELLPILTPIGLDPSHPFPRPLNKSLNFAVELEGTDAFGRPSGMAIVQAPRILPRVVPLPVELCEGGSGFVFLSSILHAHVGKLFPGMTVKGCHQFRLTRDSDLTVDEEDLKNLRAAIQNELHDREYGDGVRLEVADTCPPHIHDFLLAQFKLTPAELYQVKGPVNLVRLNAVPDLVDRPDLKFPARGAGRLKALRKNGSIFKLAKQSPILLHHPYQSFDPVVHMIREAAADPAVLAVKMTIYRTGSNSELVRALMKAALAGKQVTVVVELMARFDEANNVNWAQQLENAGAHVVYGVFGYKIHAKMALVIRRENGALKRYAHLGTGNYHQGTSRIYTDFGIITADDQITADVNTIFMEITGLGKPGRLNKLYQSPFTLHKMVIDRIEREIQHAKAGKPARIRAKMNSLIEPSVIDALYRASSAGVQIDLIVRGMCTLRPGVKGLSENIRVRSIIGRQLEHSRVYCFHNNGADDTFISSADWMGRNFFRRIEVATPIFTPELKARVIREGIEMALQDNTRAWLMQPDGSYIRARPENGEPAFSLQESLWEMYGR, encoded by the coding sequence ATGCCCGAACAAAACCGCATCCTCTGCCGCGAACTGAGCCTGCTTGCTTTCAATCGCCGCGTTTTGGCGCAGGCGCAGGATGAAAACGTGCCGCTTTTGGAACGTTTGCGGTTTTTGTGCATCGTCTCTTCCAATCTCGACGAATTTTTCGAGGTACGCATGGCATGGCTCAAACGTGCGCAAAAAATGAATCCGCACGAGCGTTTGGACAACGGCACCACGCCGTCCGAAACCATCGCCGCCGTCGCCGCCGAAGCGCACGCTCTAATACAGGAGCAATACCGCCTGTTCAACGAAGTCTTGCAGCCCGAGTTGAGCAAACAAGGCATCCATTTCTACCGCCGCCGCAACTGGACGGCAGGGCAGCAGAAATGGATCGAGCAGTATTTCGACGCCGAACTGCTGCCCATCCTTACCCCCATCGGACTCGACCCGTCGCACCCCTTCCCGCGGCCCTTGAACAAATCTCTCAATTTCGCTGTCGAGCTTGAAGGTACGGACGCATTCGGCCGCCCCTCCGGCATGGCGATTGTACAAGCCCCGCGCATCCTGCCGCGCGTCGTCCCCTTACCCGTAGAATTGTGCGAAGGCGGCAGCGGCTTCGTCTTCCTCTCCTCCATCCTGCACGCCCACGTCGGCAAACTCTTCCCCGGCATGACGGTCAAAGGCTGCCACCAGTTCCGCCTCACCCGCGACAGCGATCTGACCGTCGATGAAGAAGACCTCAAAAACCTGCGCGCCGCCATTCAAAACGAATTGCACGACCGCGAATACGGCGACGGCGTGCGCCTCGAAGTCGCCGACACCTGCCCGCCCCACATCCACGACTTCCTGCTCGCCCAGTTCAAACTCACCCCCGCCGAGCTTTACCAAGTCAAAGGCCCGGTCAACCTCGTGCGCCTTAATGCCGTTCCCGATTTGGTTGACCGTCCCGACCTCAAGTTTCCCGCGCGCGGAGCAGGTCGTCTGAAAGCATTGCGCAAGAACGGCTCTATTTTCAAACTGGCGAAACAATCGCCCATCCTGCTGCACCATCCGTATCAGTCCTTCGACCCCGTCGTCCACATGATACGCGAAGCCGCCGCCGACCCCGCCGTCCTCGCCGTCAAAATGACCATTTACCGCACCGGCAGCAATTCCGAACTCGTCCGCGCCCTGATGAAAGCCGCCCTTGCCGGCAAACAAGTAACCGTCGTCGTCGAACTCATGGCGCGTTTTGACGAAGCCAACAACGTCAACTGGGCGCAACAGCTTGAAAACGCAGGCGCACACGTCGTTTACGGCGTATTCGGCTACAAAATCCACGCCAAAATGGCACTCGTCATCCGCCGCGAAAACGGTGCGCTTAAACGCTACGCCCACCTCGGCACCGGCAACTACCACCAAGGCACCTCGCGGATTTACACCGACTTCGGCATCATCACCGCCGACGACCAAATCACCGCCGACGTGAACACCATCTTTATGGAAATCACAGGCTTGGGCAAACCGGGTCGTCTGAACAAGCTCTACCAAAGCCCGTTCACCCTGCACAAAATGGTCATCGACCGCATCGAGCGCGAAATCCAACACGCCAAAGCAGGCAAACCCGCCCGCATCCGAGCCAAAATGAATTCATTGATCGAGCCGAGCGTCATCGACGCCCTCTACCGCGCCAGCAGCGCAGGCGTGCAAATCGACCTCATCGTGCGCGGCATGTGTACCCTGCGCCCCGGCGTCAAAGGCCTGTCTGAAAACATCCGCGTCCGCTCCATCATCGGCAGACAGCTCGAACACTCACGCGTGTACTGCTTCCACAACAACGGCGCGGACGACACCTTCATCTCAAGCGCCGACTGGATGGGGCGCAACTTCTTCCGCCGCATCGAAGTCGCCACCCCGATTTTCACGCCCGAACTCAAAGCCCGCGTCATCCGCGAAGGCATCGAAATGGCGCTGCAAGACAACACTCGCGCCTGGCTGATGCAGCCCGACGGCAGCTACATCCGCGCCCGCCCCGAAAACGGCGAACCCGCATTCAGCCTGCAAGAAAGCTTGTGGGAAATGTACGGCAGATAA
- a CDS encoding fimb protein: MENTQTPSRWRFALKNAGWHLVVSLILAGLAALLVFAVWYPYPYSELTGGLNLYTLVVSVDIVCGPLLTLVLASPKKKLRERITDFSLVGIIQLAALIYGLHSVSLARPVVAAFEKDRINIVTAAEIDEADLAKAPEKMRQLPWFGIERVSLRDPATVEEANESLSLSLKGIEPSMRPNWWQPDSPAERAKIRSAMKPLAELAIARNMSEADILKATSVKQADKPLFFLPLTSGKIKNWIVVMDENADFLGYAPIDGFIDKKPEFKEKVI, translated from the coding sequence ATGGAAAATACCCAAACTCCCTCCCGTTGGCGTTTTGCCCTCAAAAACGCGGGCTGGCATCTTGTCGTCAGCCTGATACTTGCAGGCCTCGCGGCACTTTTGGTCTTCGCCGTCTGGTATCCCTACCCCTACTCAGAACTGACGGGCGGATTGAATTTGTACACACTCGTCGTCTCGGTCGATATTGTCTGCGGCCCCCTTCTGACACTGGTTCTCGCCAGCCCCAAGAAAAAACTGCGCGAACGCATTACCGACTTTTCTTTGGTCGGCATCATCCAGCTCGCCGCTCTGATTTACGGCTTGCACAGCGTTTCCTTAGCGCGCCCCGTCGTTGCAGCCTTTGAAAAAGACCGTATCAACATTGTTACCGCCGCTGAAATCGACGAAGCGGATTTAGCCAAAGCCCCCGAAAAAATGCGTCAACTGCCGTGGTTCGGCATCGAACGCGTCAGCCTGCGCGATCCCGCAACCGTCGAAGAAGCCAACGAAAGCCTCAGCCTTTCCCTCAAAGGCATAGAACCGAGTATGCGCCCGAATTGGTGGCAGCCCGACAGTCCTGCAGAACGTGCGAAAATCCGCAGTGCGATGAAACCTTTGGCAGAACTTGCCATTGCCCGAAACATGAGCGAAGCGGACATCCTCAAAGCCACCTCCGTCAAACAAGCCGACAAACCTCTGTTTTTCCTGCCGCTTACCAGCGGGAAAATCAAAAACTGGATTGTCGTCATGGATGAAAACGCCGACTTCCTCGGCTATGCGCCGATTGACGGCTTTATCGACAAAAAGCCCGAATTTAAAGAAAAAGTTATCTGA
- the mgtE gene encoding magnesium transporter, producing the protein MSIEQTPPNLENDGIESDVERVSADFDRIHALCEILSPAFPQIEEGVPIEDEALRDKFTELTVLLNELHPADVAAVLESLPPRERNIVWLLVTPEDDGEVLLEVSDAVRETLIESMDKDELLAAVDDLDADELAELAGDLPHQVVYEALQTRDEEERAQVKAAMSYEDNQVGAIMDFELVSIRADVTCEVVLRYLRRFESLPDHTDKIFVVDENDILQGVLPIRKLLVADPEDLVADVMATEVVRFRPEDDVEEAAQAFERYDLVTAPVVDENKKLIGRITIDEMVDVIREESEADMLNMAGLQEEEDLFAPVWDSVKNRWMWLAVNLCTAFLASRVIGAFEGSIEKIVALAALMPIVAGIGGNSGNQTITMIVRAMAMGQLTGMQAGRLLKKEVGVALVNGIIWGTVMGVVSWLLYGSIGIGLVMVAAMTLNLLLAASVGVLIPVIMDKFGRDPALGSSVLITAVTDSGGFLIFLGLATMFLL; encoded by the coding sequence ATGAGCATCGAACAAACCCCTCCGAACCTTGAAAACGACGGTATCGAAAGCGACGTAGAGCGCGTTTCCGCCGATTTCGACCGTATCCACGCGCTGTGCGAAATTCTTTCGCCCGCCTTCCCGCAAATTGAGGAAGGCGTGCCGATTGAGGACGAGGCGTTGCGCGACAAATTTACTGAGCTGACCGTCCTTTTGAACGAGCTGCACCCTGCCGACGTGGCGGCGGTGTTGGAATCGTTGCCGCCGCGCGAACGTAATATCGTCTGGCTTCTGGTTACGCCTGAAGACGACGGCGAAGTGTTGCTGGAAGTCTCCGATGCGGTGCGCGAAACGCTGATCGAGTCGATGGACAAAGATGAGCTGTTGGCGGCGGTCGATGATTTGGACGCAGACGAGCTGGCGGAGCTGGCGGGCGATTTGCCGCACCAGGTGGTCTATGAAGCCTTGCAGACGCGCGACGAGGAAGAGCGCGCCCAAGTCAAGGCGGCGATGTCGTATGAAGACAACCAAGTCGGTGCGATTATGGACTTCGAGTTGGTCAGCATCCGCGCCGACGTTACTTGTGAAGTGGTGCTGCGTTATCTGCGCCGCTTCGAGAGCCTGCCTGACCATACAGACAAGATTTTCGTGGTCGATGAAAACGACATCCTGCAAGGCGTGCTGCCCATCCGCAAACTTTTGGTTGCCGATCCTGAAGACTTGGTGGCGGACGTGATGGCGACCGAAGTCGTGCGCTTCCGTCCCGAAGACGACGTGGAGGAAGCAGCGCAGGCGTTCGAACGTTATGACTTGGTTACCGCGCCCGTGGTCGATGAAAACAAAAAGCTCATAGGCAGGATTACCATCGACGAGATGGTGGACGTTATCCGTGAAGAATCGGAAGCGGATATGTTGAACATGGCGGGTTTGCAGGAAGAGGAAGATTTGTTTGCGCCCGTCTGGGATTCGGTAAAAAACCGCTGGATGTGGCTTGCCGTCAACCTCTGCACCGCCTTTCTCGCCAGCCGCGTTATCGGCGCGTTTGAAGGCAGTATCGAGAAAATCGTCGCACTCGCCGCGCTGATGCCCATCGTCGCCGGTATCGGCGGCAACTCCGGCAACCAAACCATCACCATGATTGTCCGCGCGATGGCGATGGGGCAGTTGACAGGGATGCAGGCAGGGCGGTTGTTGAAAAAAGAAGTCGGCGTCGCTTTGGTCAACGGCATCATCTGGGGAACGGTCATGGGCGTGGTGTCATGGCTGCTGTACGGCAGCATCGGCATCGGCTTGGTGATGGTCGCCGCAATGACGCTGAACCTCTTGCTTGCCGCTTCGGTCGGCGTACTCATCCCAGTCATCATGGATAAATTCGGACGCGACCCCGCCTTGGGCAGCTCGGTGCTGATTACGGCGGTAACGGATTCCGGCGGTTTTCTGATTTTCTTGGGGCTGGCAACGATGTTTTTGCTGTGA
- the pgmB gene encoding beta-phosphoglucomutase → MTFTAVLFDLDGVITDTAEYHYRAWKKLAEELGISIDRKFNEQLKGVSRDDSLKRILAHGGKTVGEAEFAELTRRKNDNYVEMIQAVKPEDVYPGILPLLEALRANGKKIALASASKNGPFLLERMGLTHFFDAVADPAAVAHSKPAPDIFLAAAEGVGADIRRCIGIEDAAAGVAAIKASGALPIGVGKAEDLGSDIALVSGTAELTYAYLQNVWAQSGR, encoded by the coding sequence ATGACTTTTACCGCAGTGCTCTTTGACCTCGACGGCGTCATCACCGACACCGCCGAATACCACTACCGCGCATGGAAAAAGCTCGCCGAAGAACTGGGCATCAGTATCGACCGCAAGTTTAACGAGCAGCTCAAAGGCGTATCGCGCGACGATTCGCTCAAACGCATCCTCGCGCACGGCGGCAAAACCGTCGGCGAAGCCGAGTTCGCCGAATTGACCCGCCGCAAAAACGACAACTACGTCGAGATGATTCAGGCAGTCAAACCCGAAGACGTGTACCCCGGCATTTTGCCGCTGCTGGAAGCATTGAGGGCAAACGGCAAAAAAATCGCCCTCGCGTCCGCCAGTAAAAACGGCCCGTTCCTGCTGGAACGCATGGGGCTGACCCACTTCTTCGACGCCGTCGCCGACCCTGCCGCCGTCGCGCATTCCAAACCCGCCCCCGACATCTTCCTCGCCGCTGCCGAGGGCGTGGGCGCGGACATCCGCCGCTGCATCGGCATTGAAGACGCCGCCGCCGGCGTCGCCGCCATCAAAGCCTCAGGCGCCTTGCCCATAGGCGTGGGCAAAGCCGAAGACTTGGGCAGCGACATCGCGCTGGTCTCCGGCACCGCCGAGCTGACCTACGCCTACCTGCAAAACGTGTGGGCACAGTCGGGCAGGTAA
- a CDS encoding SLC45 family MFS transporter encodes MSDNTQPTRQGLPSLPKSTIWMLSFGFLGVQTAFTLQSSQMSRIFQTLGADPHSLGWFFILPPLAGMLVQPIVGYYSDRTWKPRLGGRRLPYLLYGTLIAVIVMILMPNSGSFGFGYASLAALSFGALMIALLDVSSNMAMQPFKMMVGDMVNEEQKSYAYGIQSFLANTGAVLAAILPFVFAYIGLANTAEKGVVPQTVVVAFYVGAALLVITSAFTIFKVKEYDPETYARYHGIDVVANQEKTNWIELLKTAPKAFWTVTLVQFFCWFAFQYMWTYSAGAIAENVWHTTDASSVGYQEAGNWYGVLAAVQSVAAVICSFVLAKIPNQYHKAGYFSCLALGALGFFSVFFISNQYALVLSYILIGIAWAGIITYPLTIVTNALSGKHMGTYLGLFNGSICMPQIVASLLSFILFPMMGGLQANMFLVGGVVLLLGAFSVFLIKETHGGA; translated from the coding sequence ATGTCGGACAATACGCAACCTACGCGGCAGGGCTTGCCCTCGCTGCCGAAAAGCACGATTTGGATGCTCAGTTTCGGTTTTCTCGGCGTTCAGACGGCCTTTACCCTGCAAAGCTCGCAGATGAGCCGCATCTTCCAGACGCTCGGTGCCGACCCGCACAGCCTCGGCTGGTTCTTTATCCTGCCGCCGTTGGCGGGGATGCTGGTGCAGCCGATTGTCGGTTATTACTCCGACCGCACATGGAAGCCGCGCTTGGGCGGCCGCCGTCTGCCGTATCTGCTTTACGGCACGCTGATTGCGGTCATTGTGATGATTCTGATGCCGAACTCGGGCAGCTTCGGTTTCGGTTATGCGTCGCTGGCGGCTTTGTCGTTCGGCGCGCTGATGATTGCGCTGTTGGACGTGTCGTCGAATATGGCGATGCAGCCGTTTAAGATGATGGTTGGCGACATGGTCAATGAGGAGCAGAAAAGCTACGCCTACGGGATTCAGAGCTTCTTGGCGAATACGGGCGCGGTTTTGGCGGCGATTCTGCCGTTTGTGTTTGCGTATATCGGTTTGGCGAACACTGCCGAGAAAGGCGTCGTGCCGCAGACCGTGGTCGTGGCGTTTTATGTGGGTGCGGCGTTGCTGGTGATTACCAGCGCGTTCACGATTTTTAAAGTGAAGGAATACGATCCGGAAACCTACGCCCGCTACCACGGCATCGATGTGGTGGCGAATCAGGAAAAGACCAACTGGATTGAACTCTTGAAAACCGCACCTAAAGCGTTTTGGACGGTTACTCTGGTGCAGTTTTTCTGCTGGTTCGCCTTCCAATATATGTGGACTTATTCCGCAGGCGCGATTGCGGAAAACGTGTGGCACACGACCGATGCGTCTTCCGTAGGCTATCAGGAAGCGGGCAACTGGTACGGTGTATTGGCGGCAGTGCAGTCGGTTGCGGCGGTGATTTGTTCGTTTGTATTGGCGAAAATCCCCAACCAATACCATAAGGCGGGTTATTTCAGCTGCCTGGCTTTGGGCGCGCTCGGCTTTTTCTCCGTATTCTTCATCAGCAACCAATACGCGCTGGTGTTGTCTTACATCTTAATCGGCATCGCTTGGGCGGGCATCATCACTTATCCGCTGACGATTGTGACCAACGCCTTGTCGGGCAAACACATGGGCACTTATTTGGGCTTGTTCAACGGCTCCATCTGTATGCCCCAAATCGTCGCTTCGCTGTTGAGCTTCATATTGTTCCCGATGATGGGCGGTTTGCAGGCCAATATGTTCTTGGTAGGGGGCGTCGTCCTGCTGCTGGGCGCGTTTTCCGTGTTCCTGATTAAAGAGACACACGGCGGCGCATAA
- a CDS encoding EamA family transporter codes for MSGNAWLFWALASAGFASLTAIFAKMGLQGIDSDFATFIRTLVILAALVLFLTYTGKWQGVNGFTGRNWTFLILSGLATGASWLAYFKALQLGNASQVAPVDKFSLVLVALMAVVFLDERPSTQEWIGLGLVTAGVLTLALKR; via the coding sequence ATGAGCGGCAACGCATGGCTTTTTTGGGCATTGGCTTCCGCAGGTTTCGCCTCGTTGACGGCGATTTTCGCCAAAATGGGTTTGCAGGGCATCGATTCAGATTTCGCCACTTTCATCCGCACGCTGGTCATCCTTGCCGCGCTGGTCTTGTTCCTGACCTATACCGGCAAATGGCAGGGTGTGAACGGGTTTACAGGAAGAAATTGGACTTTCCTGATTCTCTCCGGCCTCGCCACCGGCGCATCTTGGCTCGCCTACTTCAAAGCCCTACAACTGGGCAACGCTTCGCAAGTCGCCCCCGTCGATAAATTCAGCTTGGTATTGGTTGCGCTGATGGCGGTGGTCTTTTTGGACGAACGCCCCAGCACTCAGGAATGGATTGGGCTGGGGCTGGTTACGGCGGGCGTATTGACATTGGCTTTGAAACGCTAG